A genomic window from Salvia hispanica cultivar TCC Black 2014 chromosome 5, UniMelb_Shisp_WGS_1.0, whole genome shotgun sequence includes:
- the LOC125189107 gene encoding uncharacterized protein LOC125189107, translated as MVSDSIPNASMASSNLRDFAKKKRANRSAKLKQCKLDARREQWLSHVKNKGDYKGEANGGVIASIGASVHLENQTRQPIGKLEIKTKSEEGIYGDVSSMHHFSDSDSVQSNSPTSLTSSVLGSNDSGANFTGSSSSRSSSSTNGSCSGNMSEEDEGDAGGDDCLDDWEAVADALAATDDKQKDSPSSENHERSTESGSPVDASDQMFSGINIPGIHTANANSESGRTDNRRAMINCCAWRPDDACRPQTLPNLAKQYSFPLKSERHLGGGSVWVCKSVGAIPKACPICFEDLDYTDSSFCPCACGFRLCLFCHKRILEEDARCPGCRKKYEVEPIDGEATLDGGSITYRLARSCSMVARS; from the exons ATGGTTTCCGATTCGATCCCCAACGCCTCCATGGCCTCATCCAACCTTAGGGATTTCGCCAAGAAGAAGAGG GCAAACCGCTCCGCGAAATTGAAGCAGTGCAAGCTTGATGCTCGTCGTGAGCAGTGGCTTTCTCACG TGAAAAATAAGGGTGATTACAAGGGGGAAGCCAATGGTGGAGTGATTGCATCCATTGGGGCATCTGTGCATTTAGAAAATCAGACGAGACAACCGATAGGTAAACTGGAGATTAAGACGAAAAGTGAGGAGGGGATTTATGGAGATGTATCATCAATGCATCATTTCAGTGACTCAGATTCCGTACAGTCCAATAGCCCAACCAGCCTTACCAGTAGTGTTTTGGGCAGCAATGATTCTGGGGCCAATTTCACTGGAAGTAGCAGTAGCAGAAgcagtagtagtactaatggTTCTTGTTCAGGGAACATGAGTGAGGAAGATGAAGGGGACGCTGGCGGTGATGATTGCTTGGATGATTGGGAAGCCGTTGCTGATGCATTGGCTGCCACTGACGACAAGCAGAAAGATTCCCCTTCTTCCGAGAATCACGAACGTTCTACAGAGTCTGGTTCTCCGGTGGATGCAAGTGACCAGATGTTTTCAGGGATTAATATCCCTGGGATCCATACAGCCAATGCTAATTCagagagtggaagaactgaTAATCGGAGGGCCATGATAAATTGTTGTGCTTGGAGGCCAGATGATGCTTGTCGTCCCCAGACCTTACCCAATCTGGCCAAGCAGTACAGTTTTCCATTGAAATCCGAGCGCCATCTAGGCGGGGGTTCAGTATGGGTCTGTAAAAGTGTTGGAGCAATCCCCAAAGCATGTCCGATATGCTTTGAGGATTTAGACTACACTGATTCAAGCTTTTGCCCCTGTGCATGTGGTTTCAGGCTCTGCCTTTTCTGTCACAAGAGAATTCTTGAGGAGGATGCCCGTTGTCCAGGCTGCAGAAAGAAATATGAGGTTGAACCTATTGATGGAGAGGCGACACTGGACGGAGGCAGCATAACATATCGATTGGCTCGTTCCTGTAGCATGGTCGCAAGGTCTTGA
- the LOC125187536 gene encoding 6,7,8-trihydroxycoumarin synthase-like: protein MMFILLFFLLPVMIIFYFQAQKYKHATKLHPPGPRGLPFIGILHQFNVRSPHTYLRRLSNKYGPVMSLKLGLRPVVVISSADAVKEIMKSHDAIFSSRPLLVSLQRLTYNGLDVAFSPYNQVWREMRKISTIHLFGAKQVQSSQPIFKDEVRKMMAKIARDASSSTVVNLSETMLSLSNNSICRVAFGKTYGDEGYGKNRFFDLLREMQSLLGGFFVEDYLPWFRWVDRLLGMNKKLGKNFHDMDSFYEELIEEHMDPNRPKSMEGDIVDILLRIKENGTTSFELTLDHIKALLMNIIAGGSDTVSAALVWAMAALVKKPLLMKKLQAEIRQLAGEKDLIDEKDIEKLPYLRAVVKESLRLYPPAPLLIPRETTKKCSVNGYEIEGGSTVYVNAWAIARDPAMWENEDEFLPERFLESGLDPRGQTPELIPFGFGRRRCPGIGMATAEMELTLANVVGKFDWELPVGMKEEDIDFEVLPGITMHKKNALCLLPKLVIA from the exons ATGATGTTTATTCTCTTGTTTTTCCTTCTCCCAGTAATGATCATCTTCTACTTCCAagcacaaaaatataaacatgccACCAAACTCCATCCACCGGGGCCAAGGGGGCTGCCGTTCATCGGAATTCTGCACCAGTTCAACGTCCGATCTCCGCACACGTACCTCCGCCGCCTCTCCAACAAGTACGGCCCCGTCATGTCCCTCAAGCTCGGACTACGGCCAGTCGTTGTGATTTCCTCAGCAGATGCCGTGAAAGAGATCATGAAATCACACGACGCCATTTTCTCCAGCCGCCCGCTTCTTGTTTCCCTGCAGAGGCTCACGTACAACGGCCTAGATGTTGCGTTTTCACCCTACAACCAAGTGTGGAGGGAGATGAGGAAAATCTCCACCATCCATCTCTTTGGCGCGAAGCAAGTTCAATCATCTCAGCCTATTTTCAAAGATGAAGTGCGGAAGATGATGGCGAAGATTGCTAGAGACGCATCTTCTTCCACCGTCGTTAACTTGAGCGAGACGATGTTGTCGCTTTCTAATAACTCTATATGTAGAGTTGCGTTTGGGAAGACCTATGGAGATGAAGGCTATGGAAAGAACCGTTTCTTTGATCTTCTTCGCGAAATGCAGTCGCTTCTTGGAGGTTTTTTTGTGGAGGATTACTTGCCTTGGTTTCGATGGGTTGATAGATTGCTTGGTATGAATAAAAAGCTTGGCAAGAATTTTCATGACATGGATTCTTTCTATGAGGAACTGATTGAAGAGCATATGGATCCGAATAGGCCAAAATCTATGGAGGGAGACATCGTTGATATATTGCTAAGGATTAAAGAAAATGGAACGACGTCGTTTGAGCTTACACTGGACCACATCAAAGCACTACTAATG AATATAATAGCCGGAGGCAGCGACACGGTTTCAGCTGCGTTAGTGTGGGCGATGGCCGCGTTGGTGAAGAAGCCTTTGTTGATGAAGAAATTGCAAGCGGAGATAAGGCAGTTGGCCGGAGAGAAAGATTTGATCGATGAAAAAGACATAGAGAAACTTCCGTATTTAAGGGCAGTTGTGAAGGAGAGTCTGAGGTTGTATCCACCAGCTCCACTGTTAATACCACGAGAGACGACCAAGAAATGTAGTGTAAATGGTTATGAAATCGAAGGTGGAAGTACTGTGTATGTCAATGCTTGGGCTATTGCAAGAGATCCTGCGATGTGGGAAAACGAGGATGAGTTCTTGCCTGAGAGGTTTTTGGAGTCTGGCCTTGATCCAAGGGGCCAGACTCCGGAGTTGATCCCGTTTGGATTCGGGCGAAGAAGGTGTCCGGGGATCGGAATGGCAACGGCTGAGATGGAACTCACATTGGCAAATGTTGTGGGCAAATTTGATTGGGAGTTGCCGGTTGGAATGAAGGAAGAGGATATTGATTTTGAGGTTTTGCCTGGAATCACAATGCATAAGAAGAATGCTCTTTGCCTCCTTCCCAAGCTCGTGATAGCATAG